Proteins from one Planctomyces sp. SH-PL62 genomic window:
- a CDS encoding DUF1580 domain-containing protein, protein MIDSQCESVVTLAQAAEELPRRRRGRKTHVSTIYRWATAGCRGVVLESIQIGATRCTSREALQRFFERLSAPVQAGAGSAPSPLGRTLAQRQRASAEADRKLSELGA, encoded by the coding sequence ATGATTGATTCCCAGTGCGAAAGCGTCGTCACGCTCGCCCAAGCGGCGGAGGAACTCCCCCGTCGGCGTCGGGGGCGGAAAACCCACGTCAGCACGATCTACCGTTGGGCAACGGCCGGTTGTCGGGGCGTCGTGTTGGAGTCCATTCAGATCGGTGCGACTCGGTGCACGAGTCGGGAGGCGTTGCAACGATTCTTCGAGCGCCTCTCGGCTCCCGTCCAGGCCGGAGCCGGGAGCGCTCCGAGCCCTTTGGGCCGGACTCTCGCCCAACGTCAGCGAGCCTCGGCGGAGGCCGACCGCAAGCTGAGCGAACTGGGGGCTTGA